CCGAGATTCGCCAGCAGTGGCGCGAGCGAACGGGAACTGGCCCATTCACTTTGCTGCCGATGCAACTCGCGCCAGAAGTCGAAAAACGTCATCGGCGATTGCGCGATTTGCTCCGCGAGTTGCGCCGCGTGGCTGATGACTTCGAGCATTTCGGGCAAATCTTGCTCGAAGGTCGTGGCCGGATTTTTCGTGAACCACTTTGGCGGGAGGCCCTCGCTGGTGAGGCCGAACAAGGATTTGCTGCTAACCGTGACTCGCGTGCGGACGAAAAGGTGCGGCACCTCGGTCATGCTTGCGATACCATAGCGAAACGGGAATCGCGTCCGCGTGTGCCGGACGAAGAATTCAAAGGGAGAAATCGTAAATCGATAGTTCATCGGAGAAGATGGCCATAAAACTTCATTTCACAAATTCCCATTGTGAACCTGACTTGGGATCTTTTGCAGAAATCCGCTCTCCATTCCAATGATAATCAAGTGCAGGATACCCATACATTAGTTCAGCGGAACGCGATACGATAATAACGACACGCCCGTCCGACCAAAGGGCATATGGGAATACCAGGCCAGCACCACGGCTATCTCTGGCGTCGATCCCTTTGATATGAAGCTGTAAATGATCACCAGAAATGTGAATGAAGTTGGAAGTTCCTTTTTCAAGGTAAGTGCCTGAAGGAATACGCTGCTCCACTGTTGTGCACCCGGTTAGGGCCACCAAAAGCGCAAACAGCAGGAAGCTTTTCATTTCCGTCCCAAATACAAATCGCGACCTTTGACCAGCGCGGCGATTTTGCGGTCGGCTACGGAGCGTTTGAGCATCCAGAAGCCGCAGTCCGGATGCACGTAGCGCACGCGATTCGGCCCGAGAATTTTCTCCGCGCGCTCGATGGCACGGGCGACTTCCTCCGGCGTTTCAATGCGGTTAACCTTGACATCCACGACACCGAGTCCCAGCCCGATGCGCGCGTCCACGGCCTTGAGCGCGTCGAGGTCCTCGGGCGGACGGTGGGCGAGTTCGAGCACGAGGTGGTCGGTACGAAGGCTGTTGAGGAACGCGGTCAGCGCGGCCCACGTGCCTTTTTGAATCGTCTGCCCGCCGTAGTTGCCAAAGCAAAAGTGCACCGCCTTTTCCCCGCGCACGGCGTCCAGCACGCGATTGATCGCGGTCGCGGCGAGCGGCGCGTCGGCGGGATTGCCGGGAATGTTGGCCTCGTCCACTTGCACGCAAGCGCAACTCAACTCGCCGGTTTGCGCGGCCAGGGCGTCGGCGATGGCGAGCGTGAGCTTCTCCAAATCCTGATAGTGCTCGTCCAGCAACGTGCGCGCGAGCATGTAGGGGCTGGTGAGCGTGAACTTGAACGGCCCGCCTGCCACGCTCGCGGCGCGCGCGCAGTCTTCCGGCAAGTTCAAGGCGCCTTCAGTGATCGGACCAGTGACAACACCAGCCGGTTTGCCGCGAAAGCGCATCTCCGGTTTCGCGCGAAAAGCATTGGTCTCACGCCGGCCAACGTCGCAACGGATGCCGCCCAACCGACTGACAAAATAATCAATCATCCCGTTCGTGTCGGGGTGGTTGACATCGAAGCGATACAATTCGCCGTCGGTGGGCAGGTCAATGCCGGCCTGACGTTGCAAGTCGAAGACCACGCGCGTGGCGTCGAGCACCGCTTGTTCGCTGGGCAGAGCCGCGAGCCATTCGGGCACAGGATACGAACCGACCGTGCTGGTGAGGATGCGGGTCGTAGTGCTCGTGTTCACAGATCGAGAATAGCAGCAAGTCGTCAGGGAGCAAGTTCGCTTGGCACGGACGAACGATTGATAGTCGGCAACGAACTCCGCGCGCAAACAGTTCAAGGGCCAGCCGACTTCCGCACAAAAGGGATCGATCCGCAGATCGCGGTTCATTTCCACGGCAAACGCGCCTAAGAGCGAATCCGAAAAGGAGTGTTGTCATGGATATTTTGCTGGCGATTGAGGAATGAAGCACCTAAATATGCAGCCCTTGAACCGAAGCGTGGAGCGGCGCAGTGCTGCGGATTGATATTCCGTGCCTGCCTCACAACCCACCGCAAAGGAAACCAAGATGGAAATAAAGAAAGCGGTCATCACCGCCGCCGGACAAAATCAACGCTCGCTGCCGCTCCAAACTCTGGTGGATCGTGACGGGCAGACGAAATCCGCGCTGGCCATCATCGTGGAAGAATCCGTCCAGGCGGGCATCGACGACATTTGTGTGGTCATCAACCCTGGCGACCAGAATTCCTACCGCGCCGCCGCCGGGGCGCACGGCAAACGATTGGCATTCGTGGAGCAGACCCGCCCATTGGGCTATGGCCACGCCGTTTGGTGCGCGCGCGAGTTCACTGGCGCAGCGCCCTTCCTGCTGCTGGTCGGAGATCACCTTTACATCAGCCGGAGCACGAAGCGTTGCGCGCAGCAACTGGTCGAAACCGCCGCTGGAGAAGCCTGCACGGTCTCGGCGGTGCAGGCCACGCACGAAAGCAAGCTCCCGCATTACGGCACGGTGGGCGGCCGGCTGGCCGATGCCCGCCAGGGAATTTATCTAGTGTCGGACGTGGTGGAGAAGCCCACACCCACAGAAGCCGAACAGAGGCTGATCGTGCCCGGTTTGCGCGCCGGCCACTACCTCTGCTTCTTCGGCATGCACGTCCTCACACCGCGGGTCATGTCGCTGCTTGAGGGGGATGTTGCCAAGGCGGGCGAAAAAGGCAGGGTGCAACTGAGCGCCGCGCTCGCGCGACTCGCAGAGAATGAACGCTACCTGGCCTGTGAGTTGGACGGTCGGCGCTTTGACATTGGCGTCAAATACGGTCTGCTCACCGCGCAACTGGCGCTCGCGCTCAGCGGCGAAGACCGCGATGAAGTTCTTGCCGGTCTGGTGGAGTTGCTAGCGCTCAGTGCCAAGTGATGATTCATTGCTCATGGCCAACACGCTGATTGAGATCATCACCTCGACCGACCCAGCGATTCGGAACCGCTCACTCGATTCCGTATGTCGCGACGCGTCGGCTGAACAACTCCTGGCGGCTTGCGCCGAACTCGACAACTTCCGCCGACACAGTGACAACCTGTACGAGCGCGTTCGGGCTTTGTTTTTTTTGTATGCGACTCACCGATTTCATTTGCCGGCCCGGTCCGGCATTGGCCAGCGCGGCTTGATTCCTTTTTCGGGTTTCGAGCACTTGTTGCATCGCCGGTTCGCCGAAGCGATTGACCACTTTCTCACCGCGCAAAGCACCCAAGGCCCAAGCCAGGCCATCTCCAGCGCCCTGGCAGCGGCGTATCAACGGCTCGCCTTCCAGACGCTCGCCGATCAGGTGCGTCGCAGTGTCCGCTCCGTTCGTGGCAACCAGTGGATGTTCCGCATGGGCCATCCGACGGATCATCCTCTGCGCATCCGTCCTGAGTTGCTACTGCGCGACGCCGACGGTAGCTACC
This portion of the Verrucomicrobiota bacterium genome encodes:
- a CDS encoding cobalamin-independent methionine synthase II family protein gives rise to the protein MNRDLRIDPFCAEVGWPLNCLRAEFVADYQSFVRAKRTCSLTTCCYSRSVNTSTTTRILTSTVGSYPVPEWLAALPSEQAVLDATRVVFDLQRQAGIDLPTDGELYRFDVNHPDTNGMIDYFVSRLGGIRCDVGRRETNAFRAKPEMRFRGKPAGVVTGPITEGALNLPEDCARAASVAGGPFKFTLTSPYMLARTLLDEHYQDLEKLTLAIADALAAQTGELSCACVQVDEANIPGNPADAPLAATAINRVLDAVRGEKAVHFCFGNYGGQTIQKGTWAALTAFLNSLRTDHLVLELAHRPPEDLDALKAVDARIGLGLGVVDVKVNRIETPEEVARAIERAEKILGPNRVRYVHPDCGFWMLKRSVADRKIAALVKGRDLYLGRK
- a CDS encoding UTP--glucose-1-phosphate uridylyltransferase, yielding MEIKKAVITAAGQNQRSLPLQTLVDRDGQTKSALAIIVEESVQAGIDDICVVINPGDQNSYRAAAGAHGKRLAFVEQTRPLGYGHAVWCAREFTGAAPFLLLVGDHLYISRSTKRCAQQLVETAAGEACTVSAVQATHESKLPHYGTVGGRLADARQGIYLVSDVVEKPTPTEAEQRLIVPGLRAGHYLCFFGMHVLTPRVMSLLEGDVAKAGEKGRVQLSAALARLAENERYLACELDGRRFDIGVKYGLLTAQLALALSGEDRDEVLAGLVELLALSAK